A stretch of DNA from Lotus japonicus ecotype B-129 chromosome 4, LjGifu_v1.2:
acaacatcactTTTCTCACATAGTTGATTTTGTGGTATCCATAAAGAGTGTTAGTTAGTGATGGACCTTATTCATAAGCTCCTGAACCTTGTAGCTCCCCCACTCACTTTCTTCTCCCTCTGCCTTTTCTTGCCACCCTATTGGACTTTCAAGCTCATCCTTTTCACCATCAATTCCATCTTCTCTGAAAATGTCGCTGGTAAAGTTGTTCACATCACTGGGGCTTCCTCTGGTATAGGCGAGGTAATTAGTAATAAATTGATTGATTAATGAACTAAAACCAGCTTAaatcaattatttaattaatagtcCTTGTGAGACTAAACTTGaattttaatcatttttttgCAGCATTTGGCGTATGAGTATGCTAAGAGAGGTGCTAAATTAGCACTTTCTGCAAGGAGGGAGACTGAACTAAGGGAAGTTGCTGAAAGAGCGCGTGGTCTTGGATCTCCTGATGTTATTATAATGCGTGCAGATGTTTCTAAAGTTGAAGACTGTAATCGATTAGTGGATGAAACTTTGAACTATTTTGGAAGATGTATGTGTGTGACTTCACAAATTAAACTACCTCAAACCAATTCATTCATTATATAAACATCTTATTAATTGACACATTAAGATGACACTGACTATGTTAATTTCTCTGTGATGCAGTGGACCATCTGGTGAACAATGCAGCAATCAGCACTTCCAACTTGTTTGAAGAATTACCTGACATAACCAATTTGAGACCTATCATGGTACTAATTTGCCATAATAGGATTGGTTTCAATCATGGCTAAGTAGATTAGTAGATAATCAATTTATGAGTTAATTGTAAATTTAAGACCAACCACTTGAGCTTGTTGGTAACTAGGACTAATTTTTGGTTTTCAATCTGTTTTTTATATTCTCTCAGGACACAAACTTTTGGGGACCAGTTTACACAACCCGTTTTGCTTTACCTCATCTCAAAAAATCCAGAGGCAAAATTGTGGTTATGTCATCTGCTGATTCTTGGATGCCTGCACCCAGAAGAAACGTGTATTGTGTAAGTCACTTATGATATATACCATTCTGAAACTCCTAAGCTACTCAAAATTTGCTTGATTatggcttcagaatcaattctgaaactcagGAACTAGTCAAATTTGTTATGGCTTCAGTACAAGGACAAATCTATCTCTGTTTTCTATTGAAATTCAATTTGATTATATTGAATTTAACACTGCACAGGCAAGCAAAGCAGCATTGGTGACTCTTTTTGAAACATTGAGGGTGGAAGTTGGGTCTGACATAGGTATCACAATCGTGACACCCGGTTACATAGAGTCTGAATTGACCAAAGGCAAGTTCTTAACTGCAGAAGGCAAGATGGAAGTGGACCAAGATTTGAGAGATGTAAGCAAATTTAATCTTCAGAGCTCATCaatctaagtttttttttttaaattaaatgatCGCACACATGTTAACAATATGAATCAATCTCCCCATATTAACTATGGTTTTGGCTGTGATGAATGATATGATGATGATTAATTGTGTAGGTTGAAGTGAGTGCAACGCCAGTTGGGTCAGTAAGTGGTTGTGCTAAAGCAATAGTGAATAGCACATTGAGAGGAGATAGGTACCTGACTGTGCCTTCATGGTTCAGAATGAGTTATGTGGTCAAAGTGTTGTGCCCGGAGTTGCTGGAGTGGAGCTTCAGAATGATGTATTTGAGTGGATCAAATGCTCCAGCAAAAGAAGCCCCTAGCAAAAAGATTTTGGATGTCTCTGGAGTCAAGAGGTTTCTCTATCCATCTTCAATTCAATCACCTGAAGTCAAGAATGAATGAATGACTATTGATGATTCACATCAGAACTTTGAAGTTGAACCATGAAAATGTCTGTATACATGATGTGGTGCTTTCTTTTTTGGTTgaagtgtatatatatatatgtttgtgtATAAATAATGTATATTGCACTAGCTATTAAAAGGCTTTGTACCCCTGCAGTGCACAGGCGCATGCTTGCAACTTATAAACATAGGTTAATTGTTCGAAAATTAGCTGTGATTTTCTAGTCTCGTAGCTATTTCAAGCAATTTGACAGCAGTGTTAAGTGGTTGAACCTGGACAGTCCCCTTATTAAGAATGCTTTTTAATAAGCCTTAAGAAAGTGTGGAGTGAGTTTCAACTTATACCAGCCAAGCACTCTTCTTAGTTTGTCAAAAATCACAACCATTTATACCATCTTTCACATGAGTCGATAAAGTTGATGATTGTGAATTCTTATCACTTTAATTGAAGAGGGATCAACAGAAAATTTGATGGCATAAGCTGCAGCTAGTGTTCGGGTATAATGTAATGTTTATACAGGACTACCACCCTATCTTTTGCGGCCAATTCACAAGTTTTGAGAGCATATCTGCATATGAATCAGTATATGGTCTTAAATATATCTCTGTTTAACCAGTTGAGCATACAATCCATATACATGTCAACAATCAAATTGTAGAACACCTTACCTTAAATTAATAAAACAGTTTTTTAGATTTTTAATGAGTAAAAATTTCTAGCAcatttatcttaaatattaGTTCACCTAGAATTATGATGATTTAACTTACTTTAAAgagagtcatttagacaactctaTCATTTAAATATCAGTTTTATTAAGAGTCAGGGGCGTATCTAGGGAGGGGTCATCACcccccaag
This window harbors:
- the LOC130713691 gene encoding 11-beta-hydroxysteroid dehydrogenase A-like; amino-acid sequence: MDLIHKLLNLVAPPLTFFSLCLFLPPYWTFKLILFTINSIFSENVAGKVVHITGASSGIGEHLAYEYAKRGAKLALSARRETELREVAERARGLGSPDVIIMRADVSKVEDCNRLVDETLNYFGRLDHLVNNAAISTSNLFEELPDITNLRPIMDTNFWGPVYTTRFALPHLKKSRGKIVVMSSADSWMPAPRRNVYCASKAALVTLFETLRVEVGSDIGITIVTPGYIESELTKGKFLTAEGKMEVDQDLRDVEVSATPVGSVSGCAKAIVNSTLRGDRYLTVPSWFRMSYVVKVLCPELLEWSFRMMYLSGSNAPAKEAPSKKILDVSGVKRFLYPSSIQSPEVKNE